The following proteins are co-located in the Desulfonatronum thiodismutans genome:
- a CDS encoding response regulator: MQTILIVDDDPDFLTVARKILAPTMCRLLIADSGAETLEIAAREQPDLILLDVSLPDIEGLELCRRIKADPDMGRSHVLFVSGTMTDPENQAQALRAGGSGFMTKPVNPQFFLAQVQATLRIKRSEDALRLEHAQVLSIFDSMGQYAYVVDPQSYKILFANKAMQAAYGRTLEGQTCYDVLQLEDRPCSFCGNSFLLQNPNQTHQKEHKSPVLGQHLLITEKVIKWPDGRDVIFKFGMDVTERIKAENALRYSQERFQLAMDATRDGLWDWNLETDEIYFSPAYTAMLGYAPGEIAPSVQFWSDNVHPDDLPLAWERITDCLENRLKNFEVEFRMRTKAGDWLWIQGRGSAVSRDKAGKAARMVGTHVDISERKAIEGRLQEAMRRAEAANQAKSAFLANMSHEIRTPMNGVIGLSRLLLDTPLTDEQRDLTGTILSSAEILLGLINDILDLSKVESGKLELEAIPFNLAQLLDELTSIMSHRARGKRLSLSCSTNPDVPPSLLGDPLRLRQILINLVENALKFTDQGGVLVTVERVEGNAGMLEYWDAGIGEEPSTARLRFTVRDTGVGIPQEMLAGVFEKFQQVDASSTRKYGGSGLGLAICKQLVELMGGEMGVESRVGQGSEFWFVVPLAVQDQKSLEAGPSNQGHASPSTGYPRFVGRVLLVEDSQVNQTVALGILKKLGLQAAVASNGLEALKALEQNDYDLVLMDVQMPGMDGLEATRRIRRQESEDRTQKPEVGDRSSEPQVSGFSPRPFYRRLPIIAMTAGAMQEDRDRSKEAGMDDHLTKPIDPRSLCNALARWLPEQEQDS; this comes from the coding sequence ATGCAAACCATCCTGATCGTCGACGACGACCCTGACTTCCTGACCGTGGCCCGAAAAATCCTGGCTCCCACGATGTGTCGCCTGCTGATCGCGGACTCAGGAGCCGAAACACTGGAAATTGCCGCGCGGGAACAGCCGGACCTGATTCTCCTGGATGTGTCCTTGCCCGACATCGAGGGCCTGGAACTCTGTCGTCGGATCAAGGCCGATCCGGATATGGGCCGAAGCCATGTGCTGTTCGTGTCCGGCACCATGACCGACCCGGAAAATCAGGCCCAGGCCCTGCGGGCCGGAGGGAGCGGGTTCATGACCAAACCGGTGAACCCCCAGTTTTTTCTCGCCCAGGTGCAAGCAACCTTGCGCATCAAACGTTCCGAGGACGCCTTGCGCCTGGAGCATGCTCAGGTGCTCTCGATTTTCGACAGCATGGGGCAATACGCGTATGTCGTCGATCCGCAAAGCTATAAAATCCTCTTTGCCAACAAGGCCATGCAGGCGGCTTATGGTAGGACCCTGGAGGGCCAAACCTGTTATGACGTATTGCAGCTGGAGGATCGCCCCTGTTCGTTCTGCGGCAACTCTTTTTTGCTTCAAAACCCGAACCAAACCCACCAGAAAGAGCACAAAAGCCCTGTTTTAGGGCAGCACCTGCTGATTACGGAAAAAGTGATCAAATGGCCGGACGGGCGGGACGTGATCTTCAAGTTCGGCATGGACGTGACGGAGCGGATCAAGGCTGAGAACGCCTTGCGCTACAGCCAGGAGCGTTTCCAGTTGGCCATGGACGCCACCCGGGACGGGCTGTGGGACTGGAACCTGGAAACCGACGAAATCTATTTCAGCCCGGCCTACACCGCCATGCTCGGCTACGCTCCGGGTGAAATCGCTCCCAGCGTCCAGTTTTGGTCGGACAACGTGCACCCGGACGACCTGCCCTTGGCCTGGGAACGGATTACGGACTGCCTGGAAAACCGCCTGAAAAACTTTGAAGTGGAATTTCGGATGCGGACCAAGGCCGGGGACTGGCTGTGGATTCAGGGACGGGGCAGCGCCGTGTCCCGGGACAAAGCCGGCAAGGCCGCCAGAATGGTGGGCACCCATGTGGACATCTCCGAGCGCAAGGCCATTGAAGGCCGACTCCAGGAGGCCATGCGCCGGGCCGAGGCCGCCAATCAGGCCAAGTCTGCATTTTTAGCCAATATGAGCCATGAGATCCGGACTCCGATGAACGGCGTGATCGGGTTGTCCCGGTTGCTGCTGGACACGCCGCTGACGGATGAGCAGCGGGACTTGACCGGAACGATCCTCTCCAGCGCGGAGATACTTTTGGGACTGATCAACGATATCCTGGACCTTTCCAAGGTCGAATCCGGAAAGCTGGAACTGGAGGCCATCCCGTTCAACCTTGCCCAACTCCTGGATGAATTGACGTCAATCATGAGCCACCGGGCACGCGGCAAACGACTCTCCTTGTCCTGCTCCACGAACCCGGACGTCCCACCATCCCTGCTCGGCGATCCGCTCCGGTTGCGCCAGATTCTGATCAATCTGGTGGAGAACGCCCTGAAGTTCACGGATCAGGGTGGGGTTCTGGTGACGGTTGAGAGGGTTGAAGGAAATGCTGGAATGCTGGAATACTGGGATGCTGGGATTGGTGAGGAACCCTCAACCGCGAGACTCCGCTTCACGGTCCGGGATACCGGGGTCGGAATTCCCCAGGAAATGCTGGCCGGGGTATTTGAGAAGTTCCAACAGGTGGATGCTTCCAGCACCCGTAAATACGGGGGCAGCGGTCTGGGACTGGCCATCTGCAAGCAGCTCGTCGAGCTGATGGGCGGAGAGATGGGCGTGGAAAGCCGGGTCGGCCAAGGATCGGAATTCTGGTTCGTGGTCCCGCTGGCCGTACAGGACCAGAAAAGTCTTGAGGCCGGGCCGAGCAACCAGGGCCACGCATCACCGAGCACCGGCTATCCGCGATTTGTCGGTCGCGTGTTGTTGGTGGAGGACAGTCAGGTCAACCAGACGGTTGCCCTGGGAATTCTCAAAAAACTGGGCCTCCAAGCCGCCGTCGCATCAAACGGACTGGAAGCCCTCAAAGCCCTGGAACAAAACGACTACGATCTGGTGTTGATGGACGTGCAGATGCCCGGAATGGACGGCCTGGAAGCGACGAGAAGGATTAGGAGACAGGAGTCAGAAGACAGGACTCAGAAGCCGGAAGTCGGAGATCGGTCCTCTGAACCTCAGGTCTCAGGTTTCAGCCCTCGGCCCTTCTACCGGCGCCTGCCGATCATCGCCATGACCGCCGGGGCGATGCAGGAGGACAGGGATCGTTCCAAGGAGGCGGGCATGGACGACCACCTGACCAAACCCATTGATCCACGGTCACTCTGTAACGCCTTGGCACGATGGCTGCCGGAGCAAGAACAAGATAGCTGA
- a CDS encoding type IV pilin protein, translating to MDHLTKKSQKIKFKGFTIIEVLIVVAILGILAAIAIPQVTKYTTNARRADGKTALLAAAQAMERYYTNNYTYVDATIGVDKNATVKKLSQSGYYDLCFTDDNLTECKLSNSESFKFIIKTVPNANKKQAGDSLCAKLTIDHLGVKGARDNQGNDQTEACWR from the coding sequence ATGGATCATTTGACGAAGAAGAGCCAGAAAATAAAATTCAAAGGCTTCACCATCATCGAAGTCCTCATCGTGGTCGCCATCCTGGGGATTCTGGCGGCCATCGCCATTCCGCAGGTGACCAAGTACACCACCAATGCCCGTCGGGCGGACGGGAAGACGGCTTTGTTGGCCGCGGCTCAGGCTATGGAGCGGTATTATACGAATAATTACACGTATGTTGATGCGACAATTGGCGTTGACAAGAATGCCACAGTTAAAAAGCTCTCTCAGAGTGGATACTACGACCTTTGCTTTACAGATGATAACCTTACAGAGTGCAAACTTTCCAATTCAGAATCCTTTAAATTTATAATTAAGACAGTGCCTAACGCCAATAAAAAACAAGCTGGTGACAGCTTGTGTGCTAAACTAACCATTGATCATCTTGGCGTGAAAGGAGCTAGAGATAATCAAGGAAATGATCAAACCGAGGCTTGTTGGCGTTGA
- a CDS encoding Uma2 family endonuclease codes for MTANPAPYIERYTVSDFRQWQGDWELVHGSPYAMTPSPTFTHQRTTGNIYRQLAEALDECPACHAVFETDVEFSEDTVVRPDCMVICYEPEGERLTRAPELIFEVVSTSSARRDELLKHELYQNEGVTHYVLVYPDKRKAKVYRLVDGGIARLGIVRGRRCCSS; via the coding sequence ATGACCGCCAACCCAGCGCCATATATCGAACGCTACACCGTCTCCGACTTCCGCCAATGGCAAGGCGACTGGGAGCTGGTCCATGGATCGCCGTATGCCATGACGCCTTCGCCCACGTTCACGCATCAACGGACAACCGGGAACATCTATCGCCAGCTTGCCGAAGCCCTGGACGAGTGCCCGGCCTGTCATGCCGTTTTCGAGACGGATGTGGAGTTTTCCGAGGACACCGTGGTTCGGCCGGATTGCATGGTGATCTGCTACGAGCCGGAGGGGGAGCGGTTGACCAGGGCTCCGGAGCTGATTTTCGAAGTGGTGTCCACGTCCAGCGCCCGGCGGGACGAACTGCTCAAGCATGAGCTGTATCAGAATGAGGGCGTGACCCATTACGTGCTGGTCTACCCGGACAAGCGCAAGGCCAAGGTGTACCGGCTGGTGGACGGGGGTATCGCAAGGTTGGGGATTGTTCGAGGGAGACGTTGCTGTTCGAGCTGA